A window from Drosophila subobscura isolate 14011-0131.10 chromosome O, UCBerk_Dsub_1.0, whole genome shotgun sequence encodes these proteins:
- the LOC117896497 gene encoding uncharacterized protein LOC117896497 isoform X4 codes for MEFLLPHSTQSHSQSQLSISRHSQPKNAKLRDDHDDEDNTDSGDLETPPLAAGDENTAANVQQLAVHRQPVQLRTKVTGNIPHPRASKMSKKQQKLAQAQFEKLTQSNLHLHALFSAVEHGHLDKARTILESTDVDVNSINNDGLSALDLAVLSNNRSMTKMLLQHGAMESSQFSAENIGSKLNGLLQDAESRIHDLSGPEGLCAPIFASRPSISSIIIGNSSASVTGCTGSEVEKQIGIWERRVKGLRRLLLGWDQARPPDAPASVVVDVTGDNSISVQILEPFEGAIGTKFKVQWSTRADFNNVVGESELLEWVSFHGTMGAQCHISGLTQGRRYFLRASCGNVKGWGAYRSSVPASVVPSTWRDLDNREDRFVGRHRILDNLFTAVRLARPADVSELTLDPAGGQRRNPKKKTTIKQLFSVASKFQKTLRRGIYFSCIVHCDDKVLVTSEDFPPVIEIDESYPSALHMDYYWLMKVACTWDDVKSLRSDMERNLTSAVHFRTKLLSAVCQMQSALGFTDLGQLYYKPLRDSQGTVVLTCVQSVKSQKAVSILNSRWLPVSKLQKKLGALHEDYNINELLISSIGEQMHYQQAALQRLEPGLYLGYLKMQCSMDQIQVVVPVKTPNVLPHCKVRENSHITAEEWQVLHRSGDPLRLPLEFSSPGGERSGTTEVQRLFLYDLTSAMHKLFAGMNIKASEATTHRLYDVEVIEHSHDISFLVVCPSAESSCAVPGQSELLLQRDDLASLSIQAFEMIHLRTYQPAIIQKYARLSCILELDTALATHSLREAFSSSELQAAKERLATLQELSSSLTLVWKSVRWLMDVVAYARNKSAQPSLAMREILDFAQLRQDELSATGCQSKQLLQLPVRESKFNKTGTGRGSWPGPGTNEDQSQGKPEHSKSEQNLGLTATTPGEATTSNQQQQSQMQQQQQQQQQLLQVSTSEYAASTCSEVSLRKNSGDSMSSTYTTRSFYSAVDSISDGNSNSSVFALPPSRSDDTLADALRHSQAVAAQRKRTSSNIAHHTTPLITVHSSSSAPYLAGSSVSLRSGSGAFATDLEHKPLKPATKAASSANLREGGPYLKSTLAELRAVGGEEPVASTSKASSTKSLSRQSSEEDSASCSSLNTEQVSGIIQVYTAYNTGLASGTSLKLHVTPKTTAREVINLVVKQLNMAVVLKGNNGPIYSADMLENFCLVAVIGARERCLRDDFKPLQLQNPWKKGRLYVRKKHELLAAIEHSNRKSHLI; via the exons ATGGAGTTCCTTCTGCCGCACTCGACACAGTCGCATTCGCAGTCACAGCTCAGCATCTCCCGCCACTCCCAGCCGAAGAATGCCAAGCTGCGGGATGACCACGATGACGAGGATAATACCGATTCTGGCGACTTGGAGACGCCACCACTTGCGGCCGGGGATGAGAATACGGCGGCCAATGTGCAACAGCTCGCCGTGCACCGTCAGCCCGTGCAGCTGAGAACGAAAGTAACCGGCAACATACCACACCCGCGTGCCAGCAAAATGTCcaagaagcaacagaaactgGCCCAAGCCCAGTTCGAAAAGCTGACCCAGAGCAATCTTCATCTACATG CTCTGTTCTCGGCCGTGGAGCATGGACATCTGGACAAGGCACGCACCATACTGGAGTCCACCGATGTGGATGTAAATAG CATTAATAATGATGGTCTCTCCGCTCTGGATCTGGCCGTTCTGAGCAACAATCGCTCCATGACcaagatgctgctgcaacatgGCGCCATGGAGAGCTCTCAGT TTTCAGCGGAGAACATCGGCAGCAAGCTGAATGGCCTGCTGCAGGACGCCGAGTCGCGCATTCACGATCTAAGCGGACCGGAGGGCCTCTGTGCGCCCATTTTCGCTTCGCGGCCCTCCATCTCGAGCATCATAATTG GCAACTCGAGTGCCTCCGTGACTGGCTGCACGGGCAGCGAGGTGGAGAAACAGATCGGCATTTGGGAGCGACGCGTCAAGGGTCTgcgacgactgctgctgggctgggaccaggccaggccgccAGATGCACCCGCCTCGGTGGTCGTAGATGTCACCGGCGACAATTCCATCAGCGTACAAATCTTGGAGCCCTTCGAGGGTGCCATTGGCACGAAATTCAAAG TTCAATGGTCGACCCGCGCTGACTTCAACAATGTGGTGGGCGAGAGCGAGCTGCTGGAGTGGGTGAGCTTCCATGGCACAATGGGCGCCCAGTGTCACATATCCGGCCTCACCCAGGGGCGTCGATACTTCCTGCGCGCCTCCTGCGGCAATGTCAAGGGTTGGGGTGCCTATCGCAGCTCAGTTCCTGCCAGCGTGGTGCCATCCA ccTGGCGGGACTTGGACAATCGCGAGGACCGATTTGTGGGTCGCCATCGTATTCTGGACAACCTATTTACGGCCGTGCGTTTGGCCCGACCCGCCGATGTCTCCGAACTCACGCTGGATCCTGCGGGCGGACAGCGACGCAATCCCAAGAAGAAGACGACCATCAAGCAGCTCTTTTCGGTGGCCTCCAAGTTCCAAAAGACACTCAGAAG GGGCATCTACTTCTCGTGCATCGTCCACTGCGACGACAAGGTGCTGGTGACCAGCGAGGACTTTCCGCCCGTCATCGAGATCGACGAATCGTATCCGAGTGCCCTGCACATGGACTACTACTGGCTGATGAAGGTGGCCTGCACCTGGGACGATGTCAAGTCGCTTCGCTCCGACATGGAGCGCAATCTCACGTCCGCCGTTCACTTCCGCACAAAGCTTTTGTCGGCCGTCTGCCAGATGCAATCGGCGCTGGGCTTCACGGATCTCGGCCAGCTGTACTACAAGCCGCTGCGGGACTCGCAGGGCACCGTCGTCCTCACCTGCGTGCAGTCGGTGAAGAGCCAGAAGGCCGTCTCCATACTCAACTCCCGCTGGCTGCCGGTCAGCAAGTTGCAGAAGAAACTCGGGGCCCTGCACGAGGACTACAACATCAACGAGCTGCTCATCTCATCGATTGGCGAGCAGATGCACTACCAGCAGGCGGCACTGCAGCGCCTTGAGCCGGGCCTCTATCTGGGCTACCTGAAGATGCAGTGCTCCATGGACCAGATCCAGGTGGTGGTGCCCGTGAAGACGCCCAATGTGCTGCCCCACTGCAAGGTGCGCGAGAACAGCCACATCACGGCCGAGGAGTGGCAGGTGCTGCATCGCAGCGGCGATCCTTTACGCCTTCCATTGGAATTCAGTTCGCCCGGGGGCGAGCGTTCGGGCACCACGGAGGTGCAGCGGCTCTTCCTGTACGATCTCACCAGTGCGATGCACAAGCTGTTCGCTGGGATGAACATCAAGGCCTCGGAGGCCACCACCCACCGCCTCTACGACGTGGAGGTGATCGAGCACAGTCACGACATCAGTTTCCTGGTTGTCTGCCCCTCGGCGGAGTCATCGTGCGCGGTGCCCGGACagtcggagctgctgctgcagcgtgaCGATCTGGCCAGCCTGAGCATCCAGGCCTTCGAGATGATCCATCTGCGCACATACCAGCCGGCCATTATACAGAAATATGCGCGACTCTCCTGCATCCTGGAGCTGGACACAGCCCTGGCCACGCACTCGCTGCGCGAGGCCTTCTCCAGCAGCGAACTGCAGGCGGCCAAGGAGCGACTGGCCACGCTGCAGGAGCTCAGCTCCAGCCTGACGCTGGTGTGGAAGAGCGTGCGCTGGCTGATGGATGTGGTGGCCTATGCGCGCAACAAGAGTGCCCAGCCATCGCTGGCCATGCGGGAGATTCTCGACTTTGCGCAGCTGCGGCAGGATGAGCTGTCCGCGACCGGTTGCCAgtccaagcagctgctgcagctgcccgtACGCGAGAGTAAGTTCAACAAGACAGGCactgggcgtggcagctggCCGGGCCCCGGCACCAACGAGGATCAGTCGCAGGGCAAGCCGGAGCACTCGAAGTCGGAGCAGAATCTGGGCCTAACTGCCACCACACCAGGGGAGGCCACAACAtccaatcagcagcagcagtcacaaatgcaacaacagcagcagcagcaacagcaactgctgcAAGTGTCCACCAGTGAGTACGCGGCATCCACATGCTCGGAGGTGTCGCTGCGCAAGAACAGCGGCGACTCCATGAGCTCCACCTACACGACGCGCAGCTTCTACTCTGCCGTGGACTCCATTTCGGAtgggaacagcaacagcagcgtctTTGCCCTGCCCCCGTCACGCTCCGATGACACTTTGGCGGATGCTTTGCGCCACTCGCAGGCGGTGGCGGCCCAGCGGAAGCGCACCAGCTCCAACATCGCCCATCACACCACGCCGCTCATCACGGTGCATAGTTCCAGCTCGGCTCCGTATCTGGCCGGATCGAGTGTGTCGCtgaggagcggcagcggcgcctTTGCCACGGATCTGGAGCACAAGCCGCTGAAGCCGGCAACGAAGGCGGCATCCAGTGCCAATTTGCGCGAGGGTGGACCCTACCTCAAGAGCACCCTAGCCGAGCTGCGGGCTGTGGGTGGCGAGGAGCCGGTGGCCAGCACCTCGAAGGCATCCTCCACGAAGAGCCTGTCTCGCCAGAGCAGCGAAGAGGACTCggccagctgctccagcctGAACACGGAGCAGGTGTCGGGCATCATTCAGGTGTACACCGCCTACAATACCGGACTGGCGAGTGGCACCAGCCTCAAGCTCCACGTAACCCCAAAGACAACCGCCCGCGAGGTCATCAATCTGGTGGTCAAGCAGCTCAACATGGCCGTGGTGCTGAAAGGCAACAATGGGCCCATCTACAGTGCCGATATGCTGGAGAACTTTTGCCTGGTGGCGGTGATCGGCGCACGAGAGCGTTGCCTGCGAGATGACTTcaagccgctgcagctgcagaatccCTGGAAGAAGGGACGCCTCTATGTGCGCAAGAAGCACGAGCTGCTGGCCGCCATCGAGCACTCCAACCGCAAGTCGCATTTGATTTGA